The Salinibacterium sp. M195 genome includes a window with the following:
- a CDS encoding DNA alkylation repair protein — translation MNTTAVAEVMAELAALDDPKVRAVNERHGDDHGVNLSKLRAIAKRLKSQHPLAVELWETDDTPAQLVALLICRPTEFTRDELDAMVRQARASKVRDWLINYVVKKSPHFEELRVAWSADADAGVRSAGWALTAERARKNADGLDLPSLLDVVDAEMKDAPDRLQWEMNNTLAYIGIEHAEYRERALEIGERLEVLKDYPTPPGCTSPYAPLWIAEMVRRQEAR, via the coding sequence GTGAATACCACTGCGGTTGCTGAGGTGATGGCCGAATTGGCGGCGCTCGACGACCCCAAAGTTCGGGCCGTCAACGAACGCCACGGTGACGATCACGGGGTGAATCTCAGCAAGCTGCGGGCGATCGCAAAACGGCTCAAGTCGCAGCATCCGCTCGCCGTTGAATTGTGGGAAACCGATGACACTCCCGCCCAACTCGTTGCGCTTCTCATTTGTCGGCCCACCGAGTTCACCCGCGACGAGTTGGATGCCATGGTGCGCCAGGCGCGAGCATCAAAGGTGCGCGACTGGCTGATCAACTATGTCGTCAAGAAAAGCCCCCACTTCGAAGAGTTGCGCGTGGCGTGGTCGGCCGATGCGGACGCTGGCGTGCGCAGTGCCGGTTGGGCACTAACTGCCGAGCGAGCGCGCAAAAATGCCGACGGTCTCGACCTTCCAAGCTTGCTCGATGTTGTTGATGCCGAGATGAAGGATGCCCCCGACCGCCTGCAATGGGAGATGAACAACACCCTTGCGTACATCGGAATCGAGCACGCTGAATATCGCGAGCGGGCCCTCGAAATTGGCGAAAGGCTCGAGGTGCTGAAGGACTACCCGACACCGCCAGGCTGCACTTCGCCGTATGCTCCGCTCTGGATTGCGGAGATGGTGCGCCGCCAAGAGGCACGGTAG
- a CDS encoding DUF1801 domain-containing protein, protein MVESASTRAINADQRGYGVSSAAMPPEVAATFNDWPEPMRGELLLLRDLILATASETEGVGTITETLKWGEPAYLTSESHSGSTIRIAPTNAKSAHDYAMFFICSTNLVSDFRAQFGDTFAYEGDRAVVFSVGDSIPVDELRECVRMALTYHRRTQDGR, encoded by the coding sequence ATGGTGGAGTCAGCGAGCACGAGGGCAATCAACGCCGACCAGCGCGGCTACGGAGTGAGCAGCGCCGCCATGCCGCCAGAAGTAGCGGCGACGTTCAATGATTGGCCTGAGCCGATGCGCGGTGAGCTATTGCTGCTCCGCGACCTTATTCTCGCCACGGCATCCGAGACGGAGGGTGTCGGCACGATCACCGAGACTCTCAAGTGGGGCGAGCCCGCGTACCTGACGAGCGAAAGTCACAGCGGCAGCACGATTCGTATCGCACCGACGAACGCGAAATCGGCGCACGACTATGCGATGTTCTTTATCTGCAGCACCAACTTGGTTAGCGATTTTCGAGCCCAATTTGGGGACACCTTCGCGTATGAGGGTGATCGCGCGGTGGTGTTCAGCGTTGGCGACAGCATCCCGGTCGACGAACTGCGCGAGTGTGTGCGGATGGCGCTGACGTATCACCGGCGCACTCAGGATGGCCGATGA